In a genomic window of Thermoproteus tenax Kra 1:
- a CDS encoding universal stress protein — translation MERNTIDEPAYKLAYKFRRILVPIAPTERSLNSIEVARDFYHRYGSKIVFFYVSQAGEDENRVREFLSKYANDIPYELKIEKLKNNETIASMIINEINNEFYDLIIVESRGLTGAQALLYNSISAIIALTAPTSVLILR, via the coding sequence ATGGAAAGAAATACAATAGATGAACCGGCCTATAAACTGGCCTACAAGTTTAGGAGGATACTAGTCCCAATAGCTCCTACAGAGCGCTCGCTCAACTCCATAGAGGTGGCCCGCGATTTTTACCACAGGTACGGCTCAAAGATAGTGTTCTTCTATGTGAGTCAAGCCGGAGAAGATGAGAATAGAGTGAGAGAATTCTTATCGAAATATGCCAATGATATTCCATATGAACTAAAAATAGAAAAACTAAAAAATAATGAAACAATTGCGTCTATGATAATCAATGAAATTAATAATGAATTTTATGATCTTATAATAGTTGAGTCCAGAGGGCTGACGGGCGCACAAGCTCTATTGTACAACTCAATATCGGCGATAATAGCCCTGACAGCGCCTACCTCAGTGTTAATACTTAGATGA
- a CDS encoding archease, whose amino-acid sequence MACRKPADYLYGEHTADILIRAYGCTLDEAFKNAAIGTVEIMYDTSAVTPAKGVEVRLEHDDLEGLLFAWISEILYLFDGEKFAIGRHMDLEVGGDGPYVLAATLRGERYDVDKHRFKGLIVKAMTYNMMKIAKNEFWELQFVVDI is encoded by the coding sequence ATGGCTTGCCGCAAGCCCGCCGACTATCTCTACGGCGAACATACGGCCGACATACTCATAAGGGCCTACGGTTGTACTCTCGACGAGGCCTTCAAGAACGCCGCCATAGGAACTGTCGAGATAATGTACGACACAAGCGCCGTCACGCCGGCAAAAGGCGTGGAGGTGAGACTCGAGCATGACGACCTGGAGGGGCTCTTGTTCGCCTGGATCAGCGAAATCCTCTACCTGTTTGATGGAGAGAAGTTCGCGATAGGCCGCCACATGGATCTAGAGGTAGGAGGGGATGGGCCCTACGTTCTGGCCGCCACACTGAGGGGGGAGAGATACGACGTCGATAAACACAGATTTAAGGGGCTCATAGTAAAGGCTATGACGTACAATATGATGAAGATAGCGAAGAACGAGTTCTGGGAGCTTCAGTTTGTGGTCGATATATGA
- a CDS encoding family 1 glycosylhydrolase produces the protein MKIGAAISPYQHFGICGCDLPDEEGARHLQFYEEDIRAAKGLGLDVFRTGIEWALIEPQRGFIDKRWADFFARYLNYVKETGLEIWLTAHHFTNPKWIWKIGAWESKEILAHFKNYIEFILINYNRNIDYLIIFNEPEIYVYLAYLRGILPPYGYLAYKHAKRAFDNIREAILEARDIARSYGVRATFTHPYNKYIARNLRHKPVAWILTRLSPTTLDIAREMDIVAVNYYVATEVSFGDFENVLRPELLLDLRKYKIAVTEYGIATRNEAIREAYLCHMSTVFKELAPEAAIWWSLLHGYEWGLGYRPFFALLDERRRPTRLALNMRRILESPPRECGDVPSRMGLEWRISLNE, from the coding sequence ATGAAGATAGGCGCCGCCATATCGCCCTACCAACACTTCGGTATCTGCGGCTGTGATCTTCCCGACGAAGAGGGGGCAAGACACTTGCAGTTTTATGAGGAGGATATAAGAGCGGCTAAGGGCCTAGGGCTCGACGTATTCAGGACGGGGATAGAGTGGGCGCTGATAGAGCCCCAAAGAGGGTTCATAGACAAGAGGTGGGCCGACTTCTTTGCCCGGTATCTGAACTATGTGAAAGAGACGGGGCTAGAGATCTGGCTTACGGCGCACCACTTCACGAATCCAAAGTGGATATGGAAGATCGGCGCCTGGGAGTCTAAGGAGATTTTGGCTCATTTTAAAAATTATATTGAATTTATTTTGATAAATTATAATAGAAATATAGATTATCTTATTATTTTTAATGAACCAGAAATATATGTATATCTTGCATATTTAAGAGGGATTCTGCCTCCCTACGGATATCTTGCTTATAAGCATGCTAAAAGGGCCTTCGATAACATCAGAGAAGCTATACTTGAAGCCCGCGACATTGCTAGGAGCTATGGAGTGCGCGCCACGTTCACGCATCCGTACAACAAGTATATAGCGAGGAACTTGCGCCACAAGCCCGTGGCCTGGATTTTAACAAGGCTCTCTCCAACGACTCTAGATATAGCGAGGGAGATGGATATAGTTGCGGTGAACTACTACGTAGCGACAGAGGTGTCCTTCGGCGACTTCGAAAACGTTCTAAGGCCGGAGCTTTTGCTTGACTTGAGAAAATATAAGATCGCCGTCACGGAATACGGAATAGCTACGCGTAACGAGGCCATAAGAGAGGCCTACCTCTGTCATATGTCAACTGTATTCAAGGAGCTCGCTCCCGAGGCGGCCATATGGTGGTCCCTCCTTCACGGCTACGAGTGGGGTCTGGGCTATAGACCCTTCTTTGCTCTATTGGACGAGAGACGGAGGCCTACGCGCCTGGCCCTCAACATGCGCAGGATATTAGAGAGCCCTCCACGGGAATGCGGCGATGTTCCCAGCCGGATGGGCCTTGAGTGGAGGATTTCGTTAAATGAATGA
- a CDS encoding NAD(P)-dependent malic enzyme, producing MTDKWYNLSVEIHKKYNGKFATIPKVPITSMEDFAIYYSPGVAEVSRRISENVDLSFELTSRWNVIAVISDGTRVLGLGNVGSEAAYPVMEGKALIFKYLGGVDAVPLPIKARDADKFIEVVKALEPAFGGINLEDIESPKCFRILDKLSRELKIPVWHDDQQGTATATLAGLINATKIVGKKLREAQIALIGAGASNIYTARLLIAYGVKPGNIIMVDAKGILHPEREDMDSLMLENPWKYEYAIKTNAERRKGGIPEALRGADIVVAASRPGPGIIKKEWVTAMNKDPIVFALANPTPEIWPWEAKEAGAKVVATGRSDFPNQVNNSLVFPAVFRGLLDARAVTVTDEMLIAAAEELARYAEPKLSEDYILPKMTEWEVYPREAAAVAAKASELGLARKPLSYREELNIAQEIIGRSIKTMEVLINAGIIQK from the coding sequence ATGACAGATAAATGGTATAATCTATCCGTGGAAATCCATAAGAAATATAATGGCAAATTTGCTACAATTCCTAAGGTTCCAATTACATCAATGGAGGATTTTGCAATATATTATAGTCCCGGCGTTGCCGAGGTCTCGAGAAGGATTTCGGAGAACGTGGATCTTTCCTTCGAGCTGACCTCTAGATGGAACGTCATCGCAGTTATCTCCGACGGCACAAGAGTTCTCGGTCTCGGAAATGTAGGGTCAGAGGCAGCATATCCAGTCATGGAGGGCAAGGCGCTTATATTCAAGTATCTCGGCGGAGTGGACGCAGTTCCTTTGCCCATAAAGGCGAGGGACGCAGATAAATTCATAGAGGTGGTCAAGGCGTTGGAGCCGGCCTTCGGCGGTATAAACCTAGAAGACATAGAGTCGCCTAAGTGTTTCAGGATATTGGATAAACTGAGCAGAGAGCTTAAAATACCAGTATGGCACGACGACCAGCAGGGCACGGCCACCGCGACGTTGGCGGGCTTAATAAACGCGACTAAGATAGTGGGGAAAAAGCTGAGAGAGGCCCAGATAGCGCTGATTGGCGCCGGTGCCTCTAATATCTACACGGCCAGACTCTTGATAGCCTACGGCGTAAAGCCTGGGAATATAATCATGGTGGACGCCAAGGGCATACTACATCCGGAGCGCGAGGACATGGACAGCCTCATGTTAGAGAACCCGTGGAAGTATGAATATGCTATAAAGACTAACGCCGAGAGGCGAAAGGGCGGGATACCGGAGGCGCTAAGGGGGGCCGACATAGTTGTGGCGGCCTCTCGCCCAGGTCCTGGCATAATAAAGAAGGAGTGGGTGACCGCGATGAACAAGGATCCCATTGTGTTTGCGTTGGCCAACCCTACGCCGGAGATATGGCCATGGGAGGCCAAGGAGGCGGGAGCCAAGGTGGTCGCCACTGGCAGAAGCGATTTCCCAAACCAAGTGAACAATTCGCTTGTGTTTCCCGCTGTGTTTAGGGGTTTATTAGACGCACGGGCTGTAACTGTGACGGACGAGATGCTTATAGCGGCGGCTGAGGAGCTCGCAAGATATGCGGAGCCGAAGCTAAGCGAGGACTATATACTTCCCAAGATGACCGAGTGGGAGGTATACCCACGCGAGGCGGCCGCAGTAGCGGCTAAAGCGTCCGAGTTGGGGCTTGCGCGCAAGCCGTTGAGCTACAGAGAGGAATTAAATATAGCACAGGAGATCATCGGCAGAAGCATAAAAACCATGGAGGTATTGATCAACGCCGGTATTATACAAAAATAG
- a CDS encoding adenylate kinase, translating into MRIILVAVPGSGKTTIMGYVRKKVPDVQIVNFGDVMLEISKKKYGITNRDEMRKKIPVEEYRKVQEEAAEYIASLPGDVLVDTHASIKMMGGYYPGLPDRVVSKLKPDAIVLIEYDSKDILERRKGDPTRFRDQETEEEIEMHQMANRYYAFAAANAAECMVHIINFRGRPQSRPFEHAEIAADFIANLILSARKLK; encoded by the coding sequence ATGAGGATAATCCTAGTTGCGGTCCCGGGTAGCGGAAAGACCACCATAATGGGGTATGTAAGGAAGAAGGTGCCCGATGTCCAAATCGTTAATTTCGGCGACGTCATGTTGGAGATATCGAAGAAGAAATACGGAATAACGAATAGGGACGAGATGAGGAAAAAGATACCTGTAGAGGAGTACCGAAAGGTGCAAGAGGAGGCAGCGGAATACATAGCATCTCTGCCTGGGGACGTCTTGGTGGACACACACGCATCTATCAAGATGATGGGCGGCTACTATCCGGGGCTGCCCGACAGAGTTGTGTCAAAGCTCAAGCCGGACGCCATAGTATTGATAGAATACGACAGCAAGGATATCCTCGAGAGAAGAAAGGGCGATCCAACGAGGTTCAGAGATCAAGAGACTGAGGAGGAGATAGAGATGCACCAGATGGCCAATAGATACTATGCATTTGCCGCGGCCAACGCGGCCGAGTGCATGGTGCACATAATTAACTTCAGAGGAAGGCCACAATCGCGCCCCTTTGAGCATGCCGAAATAGCGGCCGACTTCATAGCCAACTTGATCCTATCGGCGAGGAAGCTGAAATAG
- a CDS encoding 30S ribosomal protein S19, producing MSAPQEAEAAQRGKTGWPQPAVIPSEEWISFRYRGKTLDEILSMSMDDFIKLLPARQRRSLRRGLKPEHRRLLEKIRKAKALAAQGKKVVIKTHCRDMIILPEMVGLTIQVYNGITWIPVFISPWHIGHYLGEFAVTAKPVQHGEPGLKATKSSLHIAAK from the coding sequence ATGTCTGCGCCTCAAGAGGCTGAAGCCGCTCAACGCGGAAAAACTGGTTGGCCTCAGCCTGCAGTGATCCCCTCTGAGGAGTGGATAAGCTTTAGATATAGAGGTAAAACTTTGGATGAGATTTTATCGATGTCGATGGATGATTTCATAAAGCTCCTTCCCGCTAGACAGAGGAGGAGTCTGCGAAGAGGGCTAAAGCCGGAACACAGGAGACTCCTCGAGAAAATCAGAAAGGCCAAGGCTCTGGCGGCTCAGGGCAAGAAGGTGGTCATAAAGACTCATTGTAGAGACATGATAATTCTGCCAGAGATGGTGGGACTTACCATCCAAGTGTACAACGGCATCACTTGGATCCCCGTGTTTATATCGCCGTGGCACATAGGCCACTATTTAGGCGAGTTCGCTGTGACTGCCAAGCCTGTGCAACACGGAGAGCCCGGCTTGAAGGCGACTAAGTCGTCGTTGCACATAGCCGCGAAGTAG
- a CDS encoding DJ-1/PfpI family protein, whose protein sequence is MTKGFIHVIDDAGGEYVALRSLLRSGGIESSTAVSTRDQNINYDIDINKIDDIDQITKNYDLYIMVGGFKTFYYVVNKKAPNRRLDAPVDFERVNQIVTSFVKAGATIVAPLATPGYLARIGLLKGYQATVYPVTELIKALREGGAIFKNEIIVKDKSIITIKDIRKLEYKLFIQNLREIS, encoded by the coding sequence ATGACCAAGGGTTTTATCCACGTAATTGATGACGCCGGCGGCGAGTATGTCGCACTGAGGTCACTATTGAGGAGCGGCGGAATTGAATCATCTACAGCCGTTTCAACGAGAGATCAAAATATAAACTATGATATCGATATTAATAAAATAGATGATATAGATCAAATTACCAAGAATTACGATCTATATATTATGGTAGGAGGTTTTAAGACATTTTATTACGTAGTTAATAAGAAAGCGCCCAACAGAAGATTGGACGCACCAGTGGATTTTGAGAGAGTGAACCAGATAGTTACAAGCTTCGTTAAGGCGGGAGCAACCATCGTGGCCCCGCTAGCTACCCCCGGATATCTCGCAAGGATAGGACTCCTCAAAGGATATCAAGCGACCGTATATCCTGTCACGGAGTTGATCAAAGCCCTCAGAGAAGGGGGAGCCATATTTAAGAATGAAATTATAGTAAAAGATAAATCTATTATAACAATAAAAGATATTAGAAAACTAGAATATAAATTATTTATACAAAATCTACGTGAAATTTCTTGA
- a CDS encoding 30S ribosomal protein S17, whose translation MTTIKLPSRPHIGDVVTFPNGTRVRVANIGIPWIQPPSVACDDPECPWHGHLKIRPKTLEVVVESVRMHKAAVVIHEWVHYVPKYKRYERRRRKIHVRVPECIEVKPGDKVIIAETRPLAKTIAWVVIGKSEDVVNWTAKREVLTTA comes from the coding sequence ATGACCACAATCAAGTTGCCCTCAAGGCCTCATATCGGTGATGTTGTTACTTTTCCAAACGGCACGAGGGTGAGGGTGGCCAACATAGGGATCCCGTGGATACAGCCGCCCTCGGTTGCTTGCGATGATCCAGAGTGTCCTTGGCACGGCCATCTCAAGATTAGGCCGAAGACCTTGGAAGTCGTCGTCGAGAGCGTAAGGATGCACAAGGCGGCCGTAGTCATCCACGAGTGGGTCCACTATGTTCCCAAGTACAAGCGTTACGAGAGAAGGCGCAGGAAGATCCACGTGAGAGTGCCCGAGTGTATAGAGGTAAAGCCCGGAGACAAGGTGATCATAGCTGAGACTAGACCTCTCGCGAAGACCATAGCTTGGGTTGTTATAGGGAAGAGCGAGGATGTGGTCAATTGGACCGCCAAACGCGAGGTTTTGACGACTGCTTGA
- a CDS encoding orotidine 5'-phosphate decarboxylase / HUMPS family protein, translating into MRIQVALDLVDLLRTIDMARSLCEAGADLLEAGTPLIKTFGLGSVGLIKSACRTAEVVADLKTADVGALEAELAWKAGADWATVMAGTNLETIEDFVNKARELGLKVVVDTIGVADPETRVREIVSHVAVDMVTLHIGIDVQRRRGIPIDRLIEEAERIKRLGVKVALAGGIGQRELEILSKRDIDVVIVGRFITSAPSPKDAFLLLKSIINK; encoded by the coding sequence GTGAGGATACAAGTGGCCTTAGATTTAGTGGACTTATTGAGGACGATCGACATGGCTAGATCTTTGTGCGAGGCCGGCGCAGACCTCCTAGAGGCCGGCACGCCGTTGATAAAGACCTTCGGCTTGGGATCTGTGGGCCTGATAAAGTCGGCGTGTAGAACCGCCGAGGTGGTCGCCGACTTAAAGACGGCCGATGTGGGCGCTCTAGAGGCAGAGCTGGCTTGGAAGGCCGGCGCCGACTGGGCCACCGTAATGGCCGGCACGAACTTAGAAACTATAGAGGATTTTGTAAACAAGGCGAGGGAGCTCGGCTTAAAGGTCGTAGTTGACACTATAGGTGTCGCCGACCCTGAGACCCGCGTGAGGGAGATAGTGAGCCACGTCGCCGTAGACATGGTCACGTTGCATATAGGCATAGACGTCCAGAGAAGGAGAGGCATACCCATAGATAGGTTAATCGAAGAAGCTGAAAGGATTAAGAGGCTCGGAGTTAAGGTAGCCTTGGCGGGAGGTATAGGCCAGAGGGAGCTTGAGATCTTATCTAAACGCGATATAGATGTGGTTATAGTAGGCAGATTCATCACGTCGGCCCCATCGCCCAAGGACGCCTTTCTTCTGTTGAAATCTATAATTAATAAGTAA
- a CDS encoding citrate synthase/methylcitrate synthase: protein MSEQTVSIRTTGKIIQSPCGPIIHGLEDVLVKITTISDIDGHTGRLWYRGYRIEDLAENTTYEEVVYLLLYGKLPSARELADIKSRLSANRELNPATIEILRALAKAHPMFALEAAVASEGAFDEDNLKLADALRAGRYKQEEKDLALRIAEKLIAKLPTIVAYHYRLSRGLELVRPRGDLAHSANFLYMFFGKEPDPLATKAIDLYLILHADHEIPASTFTALVIGATLSDLYSVIAGAIGALKGPLHGGANEAAVKSYLEIADPSKAKEIVEAATKPGGPRLMGVGHRVYKAYDPRAKIFKKLVEDYTAKFGDPQRLYAIASNIEQAVMAHPYFQQRKLYPNVDFWSGIVFYYMGIPYDYFTPLFAMSRVAGWTAHVLEYWENNRLFRPRACYVGPHDQQFIPLENRS from the coding sequence ATGAGCGAACAGACTGTATCAATTAGGACGACCGGCAAGATCATACAGTCGCCTTGTGGCCCCATCATTCACGGCCTTGAGGATGTACTGGTGAAAATAACCACCATAAGCGATATAGATGGCCACACGGGCAGACTCTGGTATAGAGGATATAGAATTGAGGATTTGGCAGAGAATACCACATATGAGGAGGTCGTCTATCTTCTTTTATACGGGAAGTTGCCGAGTGCGAGAGAATTGGCCGATATAAAGAGCAGGCTCAGCGCAAATAGGGAGCTGAACCCTGCCACGATAGAGATTCTTCGCGCGCTCGCCAAGGCGCATCCCATGTTCGCTCTGGAGGCCGCGGTCGCAAGCGAGGGCGCGTTCGATGAAGATAACTTAAAGTTGGCCGACGCGCTGAGGGCCGGCCGATATAAGCAAGAGGAGAAGGACCTTGCGTTAAGAATAGCGGAGAAGCTGATTGCCAAATTGCCCACCATAGTTGCATATCATTATAGATTGTCGAGGGGGTTAGAGCTAGTCAGACCTAGGGGCGACTTAGCCCACTCGGCAAATTTCCTCTATATGTTCTTCGGAAAAGAGCCTGATCCTCTTGCGACTAAAGCGATAGATCTCTATCTAATCTTACATGCAGACCACGAGATACCTGCCTCAACTTTTACGGCGTTGGTCATCGGAGCCACTCTCAGCGATCTGTACTCTGTAATAGCGGGCGCCATAGGCGCCCTCAAGGGCCCGCTGCACGGCGGAGCCAATGAGGCCGCCGTCAAGTCCTATTTGGAGATCGCAGATCCCTCCAAGGCGAAGGAGATAGTTGAGGCTGCTACGAAACCCGGCGGTCCCCGCCTGATGGGCGTAGGACACCGCGTTTACAAGGCCTATGATCCTCGTGCCAAGATCTTCAAAAAGTTGGTGGAGGACTACACAGCTAAATTCGGCGATCCTCAGAGACTGTACGCCATAGCGAGCAATATTGAGCAAGCAGTGATGGCGCATCCCTACTTCCAACAGAGAAAGCTCTATCCAAACGTGGACTTCTGGTCAGGTATAGTGTTCTACTATATGGGTATACCCTACGACTACTTCACGCCCCTCTTCGCCATGTCCAGAGTTGCGGGTTGGACGGCGCATGTATTAGAATATTGGGAGAACAACCGCCTCTTCAGGCCGCGCGCGTGCTACGTAGGGCCGCACGACCAACAATTTATCCCGCTTGAAAATAGATCTTGA
- a CDS encoding sn-glycerol-1-phosphate dehydrogenase, with protein MKFLEVFEVPRYVVFGPGAALRLGEVLNKLGAKRVAVVTGPTASRRIAESIIGSIRNIEADFYSEEEIFDKTGGCDVVVGIGGGKPIDAAKVFAYFAGRPLVIIPTSASHDGIASPYVSYVLNRRLSERGKIAVSPTAILADTTIIMGAPPRLLRAGIGDLLGKAVSVRDWKLAHRVKGEDYSEYAAILARASYSIVARNATKISNFKREEDVRVLVKALIGCGVAMGIAGSSRPCSGSEHLFAHAIELYAEEHGLKNVVHGELVALGTIIMSYLHGMDWRRIKALAKSAGLPTTLKEAGIDRDVAVHALTNAHKIRPDRYTILGESGLSKEAAEMALENTGLI; from the coding sequence GTGAAATTTCTTGAAGTTTTTGAAGTACCTAGATATGTAGTCTTCGGCCCAGGGGCAGCCTTAAGGCTCGGCGAGGTTCTGAACAAGTTGGGCGCTAAGAGAGTGGCTGTAGTAACAGGCCCTACCGCATCGAGAAGAATAGCCGAGTCCATAATCGGCTCTATACGCAATATAGAAGCCGATTTCTATTCGGAGGAGGAGATCTTCGACAAAACAGGAGGATGCGACGTTGTCGTCGGCATAGGCGGCGGCAAGCCCATCGATGCGGCCAAGGTCTTCGCCTATTTTGCAGGTAGGCCCCTCGTGATTATTCCCACGTCGGCGAGCCACGACGGCATAGCATCGCCGTACGTGTCATACGTACTGAACCGAAGACTGAGCGAGCGTGGAAAAATAGCAGTATCGCCCACTGCAATACTGGCTGACACAACGATCATAATGGGGGCGCCGCCCCGGCTTCTCCGGGCCGGCATAGGGGACCTCCTGGGGAAGGCGGTATCGGTGAGAGACTGGAAGCTGGCGCACAGAGTAAAGGGAGAGGACTACAGCGAGTATGCCGCCATTTTAGCCAGAGCGAGCTACAGTATTGTCGCAAGGAACGCAACTAAGATAAGCAACTTCAAACGCGAGGAGGACGTAAGGGTGCTTGTGAAAGCTCTCATTGGGTGCGGCGTTGCAATGGGTATAGCGGGATCCTCACGGCCTTGTAGCGGCTCCGAACATCTATTTGCTCACGCCATAGAGCTATACGCAGAGGAGCACGGGCTTAAGAACGTGGTGCATGGAGAGTTGGTAGCTCTTGGGACCATAATAATGTCCTATCTACACGGGATGGACTGGCGCAGAATAAAGGCGCTGGCGAAGTCGGCTGGACTGCCTACGACGCTCAAGGAAGCCGGGATAGATAGAGACGTAGCGGTGCACGCGCTAACTAACGCGCACAAGATAAGGCCGGATAGATATACCATATTGGGCGAGTCGGGCTTGAGCAAGGAAGCTGCAGAGATGGCGCTGGAAAACACAGGCCTCATCTAA
- a CDS encoding ERCC4 domain-containing protein, with amino-acid sequence MSFIVIADTREYRSDVIKYIKEAGCQVLEKQLDVGDYVAGLFVFERKSSHDFVTSIVDNRLFDQLSRLKTSGLRPVVLIEGDLWRALSQRAVHPNAVLGAQLAILRMGVGIIYTQTQEQSGNAICLAAKQSEKEGRGVRLPRSKEADLNSIRIQLLTSLPGVGVKTAEELLKRYGTPLRALQNYKYWPLSTKALLKIKRILEGDQDEEGGGLLSFI; translated from the coding sequence TTGAGCTTCATAGTCATCGCCGACACTAGGGAATATAGATCAGACGTTATAAAATATATCAAAGAGGCTGGCTGTCAAGTCCTCGAAAAACAATTAGATGTTGGAGACTATGTCGCAGGTCTTTTTGTCTTTGAGCGCAAAAGCTCACACGATTTCGTCACCTCTATCGTAGACAATAGGCTCTTCGACCAATTAAGCAGACTGAAGACAAGTGGCCTGAGGCCCGTAGTCCTCATCGAGGGCGACCTCTGGAGGGCTCTCAGCCAGAGGGCCGTTCATCCAAACGCAGTATTAGGCGCCCAACTGGCAATCCTGAGGATGGGCGTTGGCATAATATATACACAGACTCAAGAACAGAGCGGCAACGCCATATGTCTCGCTGCCAAGCAGTCGGAAAAAGAGGGCAGAGGCGTAAGATTGCCCCGGAGCAAGGAGGCCGACCTAAACTCGATCAGAATACAGTTGCTCACATCTCTGCCCGGCGTCGGTGTAAAGACTGCTGAGGAGCTTCTGAAGAGGTACGGAACCCCTCTACGAGCTCTGCAGAACTATAAGTACTGGCCTCTCTCAACAAAGGCCTTGTTGAAGATAAAGAGGATTTTGGAGGGCGATCAAGACGAGGAGGGGGGAGGCCTTCTCTCATTCATTTAA
- the pheT gene encoding phenylalanine--tRNA ligase subunit beta — MPVVDVALWDLQRLTRAGESEVLKAFEHIKGEVEEQKGDRLRIEVSHDRPDHFSAEGLARSIKGILGVETGLPKASVVAGSISLEYIGVIEERPYAVMAIVRDLSLDDESLTQIIQLQEKLHETYGRDRKKVAIGFYDLSKIKPPIYYKRISQEDEYTPLGFDKPIKVKEMYELTDKGRRYSPLVRRDAPPALVDSDGKIMVVIPILGSECCKVTPQTRDVLIDVTGHSVEALTKILSILVYSLLERSRSKVVELVKINGRYIDPTQPRSIGVRKEDIEDVLGLKMSGEEYIDALRRARHDVDDGNVKVAPYRINLLSWIDLAEDVAIIKGYNALPRAPPLVASIGRRHAVEVLTEDARRQLLSLGFQEVMGGVLGDAGLYRMFGTEHPLILNPVSETLNAVRSSLVPGLLYAASRQRRPHLKLFEVGDVVVRGRTARSIAYLISGENITITDGASVLTALCGNLGLRCVPSNVKLPWCIEGRCAQLTGDLAGYIGEVHPQILERLEIYRPIVVAEMFL; from the coding sequence GTGCCTGTAGTGGATGTAGCTCTGTGGGATCTACAGAGGTTGACGAGGGCAGGGGAGTCCGAAGTGTTAAAGGCCTTTGAGCACATAAAGGGAGAGGTGGAGGAGCAGAAAGGAGATAGACTGAGGATAGAGGTCAGCCACGATAGACCGGATCACTTCTCTGCAGAGGGACTCGCGAGATCTATCAAGGGGATCCTAGGCGTGGAGACGGGCCTTCCCAAGGCCAGCGTAGTAGCGGGCAGCATATCGCTAGAATATATAGGCGTCATAGAGGAGAGGCCATACGCGGTGATGGCGATTGTGCGAGACCTCTCGTTGGACGACGAATCTCTGACGCAGATAATACAGTTACAAGAGAAGTTACATGAGACGTATGGACGGGATAGAAAGAAGGTGGCGATAGGGTTCTACGACCTCTCCAAGATAAAGCCGCCTATATATTACAAGAGGATCTCGCAGGAGGACGAGTACACGCCGCTTGGCTTCGATAAACCGATCAAGGTCAAGGAGATGTACGAGCTGACCGATAAGGGGAGAAGATACTCTCCTCTGGTGCGTAGAGACGCGCCGCCTGCCTTGGTGGACTCAGACGGCAAGATAATGGTCGTGATACCGATACTCGGAAGCGAGTGTTGCAAAGTTACGCCGCAGACAAGAGACGTGTTAATTGACGTGACGGGCCACAGCGTAGAGGCCCTCACCAAGATATTGTCGATATTGGTATACAGTTTGCTCGAAAGGAGCAGGAGCAAGGTGGTGGAACTTGTGAAAATAAACGGGCGCTACATTGATCCGACGCAGCCGCGCAGTATAGGCGTCAGAAAGGAGGATATCGAGGACGTCCTCGGCCTTAAAATGTCGGGCGAGGAATACATAGACGCCCTCAGAAGAGCTCGCCACGACGTAGATGACGGCAACGTGAAAGTGGCGCCCTACAGAATAAATCTGCTAAGCTGGATAGATTTAGCGGAGGACGTTGCCATAATCAAGGGATACAACGCACTCCCGCGCGCGCCACCGCTCGTCGCAAGCATCGGCAGGAGACATGCCGTAGAAGTGCTCACAGAGGACGCAAGAAGGCAATTGCTCTCACTGGGGTTCCAAGAAGTCATGGGCGGCGTTTTGGGGGACGCCGGACTCTACAGGATGTTCGGCACAGAGCACCCCCTAATTCTCAACCCCGTCTCTGAGACTCTGAATGCTGTAAGAAGTTCGTTGGTGCCGGGCTTGCTCTACGCGGCGTCACGTCAGAGGAGGCCCCACTTGAAGCTTTTTGAGGTTGGAGACGTCGTCGTGAGAGGCAGAACGGCTAGGTCGATCGCCTATTTAATATCTGGCGAAAATATAACAATAACCGATGGGGCCTCGGTGCTTACGGCCCTCTGCGGCAACTTGGGGCTCAGATGCGTCCCCTCCAATGTCAAACTTCCTTGGTGCATCGAAGGAAGATGCGCCCAACTGACGGGCGACCTCGCAGGCTATATTGGAGAGGTACATCCTCAGATCCTCGAGAGATTGGAAATATACCGCCCCATCGTCGTAGCTGAGATGTTTCTCTGA